Within the Vibrio sp. DW001 genome, the region AAAAGGGACAGCCAGATATAGCACCTGAAATATGGGCTAACTCGGTAAAAGAAGCGGTTGATGCTGGTGTTAAAGAAGGTCGATTAACTTTTGCTGGCCCGTCATTGATTGATGGTGGTGAAGAAGGTTTCTGGGTACCAAAGTATATGGTAGAGCAATACCCAGAACTTAAAACCATCGAAGGTGTTAAAAAACACGCCGCATTATTTAAACACCCAGAAAATAAAGACGTAAGTGGTTTTTATGGCTGTCCAGCTGGTTGGGGTTGTCAAATTTCAGCGTCGAATTTATTTACAGCACTAAAACTGGCGGATGCTAATTTTGAATTGATTGATCCAGGTTCTGCTGCTGGTCTTTCAGGATCAATCGCAAAAAGTTACGAACGTAAAGAAGCTTGGTTTGGATATTATTGGGCTCCTACTGCCATTCTAGGCAAATATGAAATGGTTAAAGTCGATTTCGGTGCAGAGGTTAATGAAGCTGAGTACTTTAATTGCACAACAATCGAAGG harbors:
- a CDS encoding ABC transporter substrate-binding protein; translated protein: MKLKLAALALLASANVSASECGSVTIADMNWSSASLIANVDKFILENAYGCDAELIPGDTMPTTTSMIEKGQPDIAPEIWANSVKEAVDAGVKEGRLTFAGPSLIDGGEEGFWVPKYMVEQYPELKTIEGVKKHAALFKHPENKDVSGFYGCPAGWGCQISASNLFTALKLADANFELIDPGSAAGLSGSIAKSYERKEAWFGYYWAPTAILGKYEMVKVDFGAEVNEAEYFNCTTIEGCESPKVTSYPASPVFTVTSTEFSKNNQPVMEYLGKRGFKNSDMNKLLAWMEQEQADSEDAMFYFFENYPTVWKSWLSTEAAEKVAAAL